A single window of Prionailurus viverrinus isolate Anna chromosome F1, UM_Priviv_1.0, whole genome shotgun sequence DNA harbors:
- the ADIPOR1 gene encoding adiponectin receptor protein 1 translates to MSSHKGSVVAQGNGAPASNRETDTVELAELGPLLEEKGKRVIANPTKAEEEQACPVPQEEEEEVRVLTLPLQAHHAMEKMEEFVYKVWEGRWRVIPYDVLPDWLKDNDYLLHGHRPPMPSFRACFKSIFRIHTETGNIWTHLLGFVLFLFLGILTMLRPNMYFMAPLQEKVVFGMFFLGAVLCLSFSWLFHTVYCHSEKVSRTFSKLDYSGIALLIMGSFVPWLYYSFYCSPQPRLIYLSIVCVLGISAIIVAQWDRFATPKHRQTRAGVFLGLGLSGVVPTMHFTIAEGFVKATTVGQMGWFFLMAVMYITGAGLYAARIPERFFPGKFDIWFQSHQIFHVLVVAAAFVHFYGVSNLQEFRYGLEGGCTDDSLL, encoded by the exons ATGTCTTCTCACAAAGGATCTGTGGTGGCACAGGGCAATGGGGCTCCTGCCAGTAACAGGGAAACGGACACGGTGGAGCTGGCTGAACTGGGACCCCTGCTAGAAGAGAAGGGCAAACGGGTCATTGCCAACCCAACCAAA gCTGAAGAAGAGCAAGCATGCCCAGTgccccaggaagaggaggaggaagtgcgGGTACTGACACTTCCCCTGCAAGCCCACCATGCCATGGAGAAGATGGAGGAGTTTGTGTATAAG GTCTGGGAGGGACGCTGGAGGGTCATCCCATATGACGTACTCCCCGACTGGCTGAAGGACAATGACTACCTGCTACATGGCCACAGACCGCCGATGCCCTCCTTCCGGGCTTGCTTCAAGAGCATTTTCCGCATCCATACAGAAACTGGCAACATCTGGACCCATCTGCTTG GTTTTGTGCTGTTTCTCTTTTTGGGAATCTTGACCATGCTCAGACCAAATATGTACTTCATGGCCCCTCTACAGGAGAAGGTGGTTTTTGGGATGTTCTTTCTGGGTGCAGTGCTCTGTCTCAGCTTCTCCTGGCTCTTTCACACCGTCTATTGTCATTCAGAGAAAGTCTCTCGGACTTTTTCCAA ACTGGATTATTCAGGGATTGCTCTACTGATTATGGGGAGCTTTGTCCCCTGGCTCTATTACTCCTTCTACTGCTCCCCACAGCCACGGCTCATCTACCTCTCCATCGTCTGTGTCCTGGGCATCTCTGCCATCATTGTGGCACAGTGGGACCGGTTTGCCACTCCTAAGCACCGGCAGACAAGAGCAG GGGTGTTCCTGGGACTTGGCTTGAGCGGTGTTGTGCCCACCATGCACTTTACTATTGCTGAGGGCTTTGTCAAGGCCACCACAGTGGGCCAGATGGGCTGGTTCTTCCTCATGGCTGTGATGTACATCACCGGAGCTGGCCTTTATGCTGCTCGAATTCCTGAGCGCTTCTTTCCTGGAAAATTTGACATATGG TTCCAGTCTCATCAGATTTTCCACGTCCTGGTGGTGGCAGCAGCCTTTGTCCACTTCTACGGGGTCTCCAACCTTCAAGAATTCCGTTACGGCCTGGAGGGGGGCTGTACTGATgactcccttctctga